One window of the Trifolium pratense cultivar HEN17-A07 linkage group LG2, ARS_RC_1.1, whole genome shotgun sequence genome contains the following:
- the LOC123910072 gene encoding umecyanin-like codes for MSQLKNMSILLVIAFATTILQNTEAVDHLVGGSPGWFSTPPGGAKFYSDWASNATFKVNDVLVFHFATGAHTVAEISKADFDNCNVNQNTQAITTSPARVTLNKTGDFYFTCTIQDHCNNGQKLSVKVVSASSSPAPAQGPSPPSSTTPSPTPPSSGTTPTPPSPTPPVSGDTPSPSSPAQPGATPPSPGSATSLVATFSIFFAVVINLLF; via the exons atgTCTCAATTAAAGAATATGTCAATTCTTTTAGTAATTGCTTTTGCTACAACAATACTACAAAACACAGAAGCTGTAGATCATTTGGTTGGAGGCTCCCCCGGTTGGTTTTCTACACCCCCGGGTGGCGCTAAGTTTTACTCTGATTGGGCTTCCAATGCCACATTCAAAGTAAACGATGTATTAG TTTTCCACTTTGCCACGGGAGCCCACACTGTTGCCGAAATTAGCAAGGCGGACTTTGACAATTGCAACGTCAATCAAAATACTCAAGCCATAACAACATCGCCCGCAAGAGTCACCCTTAACAAAACTGGGGATTTCTATTTTACATGTACTATCCAAGACCATTGTAACAATGGTCAAAAGCTAAGTGTTAAGGTCGTTTCCGCTTCTTCATCACCTGCTCCAGCTCAAGGTCCTTCTCCTCCTTCTTCGACTACTCCTTCACCTACTCCTCCTTCATCAGGAACCACACCTACTCCTCCTTCTCCTACTCCACCTGTCAGTGGAGATACACCATCCCCATCATCTCCAGCTCAGCCAGGCGCGACTCCTCCATCACCTGGCTCAGCCACTTCTCTCGTTGCTACTTTCTCTATTTTCTTTGCAGTTGTCATAAATTTATTGTTTTAG